The genomic window CCATCCGCGGGGAGCAGGAGTGGGTCTCGCAGGTGGAGGGCGGGGCCCTCTACAAGTCGGATCGCTGGGGGTTGAGCCGCGAGGGAGAGCGGCTGAGCGAGGGCCAGCCCTACAACTACTACAACTACGAGGGACGGAACCCGCGGTACAACGAGTCGATGACGCCAGTGGACGCCTCCCGCGAGGTGTTCGAGCGGGTCTACGGCACCCAGCGGCCTCGATGAGCGAAGCTCCGGTCGTGGAGGTCGCAGCGGCGCCGCGAGCTCAGTAGGAGCGGGGCAGCCCCAGCACGTGCTCGGCGAGGTAGTTGAGCGCCATCTGCTGGGAGATGGGCGCGATCTTGTAGAGGCGCACCTCGCGCCAGAGCCGCTCCACGTGGAACTCCTTGGCGTAGCCGAAGCCGCCGAAGGTCTGGAGCGCCGCGTCGCAGGCGTCGAAGCCGGCCTCGGCGGCCATCAGCTTGGCCGCGTTCGCCTCCCGGCCGCACGGCCGGCCCTGGTCGAAGAGCCAGGCCGCCTTCATGCACATGAGCTCGGCGGCGTCGAGCTGGGCGGCGGCCTGCGCCAGCGGATGCGAGATCGCCTGGTTCTTGCCGATGGGGCGGTCGAAGACGATCCGCTCCTTCGCGTACTGGACGGCGCGCTCGAGCGCCGCGCGCCCGATGCCCACCGCCTCGATCCCCACGACGATGCGCTCCGGGTTCAGCGAGTCGATGAGATGGTAGAAGCCCTCGCCGACCGTCCCCACCACGTCCGCGTCCGGGACGGCCAGGTTCTCGATGACGACCTCGTTGGAGTCCACGGCCGCGCGGCCGAGCTTCTCGATCTCCCGCACGGCCATCGCCGTCCGGTCGAAGTCAGTGAAGAAGAGGGTCATGCCCTTGAGCGGCTTCGCCGGGTCGCGGTCGCCGGTGCGCGCCAGGAGGAGGATCTTGTTGGCGTGCTGGGCGTTGGTGGTCCACACCTTGCGGCCGTTGACGATCCAGCGGTCGCCCTTCTTCTCGGCGCGGGTCGTGATGCGTGAGGTGTCGGTCCCGGCATTGGGCTCGGTGACGCCGAATGCCATGACGGTGTCGCCGGTGCAGAGCTTCGGCAGCTCCTTCCGCTTCATCGTCTCCGTGCCGTACTTCACGACGGGCGCGGACGGGAACACGTAGAAGTGGATGGGCGAGGCGCCGGTGGTGCCGGCCCCCGAGGCGCAGATCTCGTGGAGCATGATGGCGGCCTCGATCACGCCCAGCCCGGTGCCGCCGTACGCCTCGGGGATCATCAGCCCGAGCCAGCCGCCGGCGGCGAACGCCTTGACGAACTCGGTCGGGTACTCGGCCCTCCGGTCCTTGTCCAGCCAGTAGTCGGGGGAGAAGCTCCGTGCCAGCGCCGCGACTTCCTTGCGGATCATCTCCTGCGGTTCCGTGAGCGCGAAATCCATGATGGGCCTCCCGGGCCGGTGGTGGTACCCGATCCTACCGCAAAGTGCCTGGCGCTGGCGAGGGGTTGCCGGGTGGGAGCTCCGTCCGGTATGCTCGGGCCGTGGAGACCACACCCGCGATCCAGGACTACCTCGGCGCCATCTACGACCTCACCGGAGGGGACAAGCCGGTGATCGGCGCCAGGCTCGCGCGCCACATGCACGTCTCCGCCCCGTCCATCACGGAGGCGCTCCGGCGCATGCAGCGCGAGGGCTACATCCGCCTCGGAGAGCGGAAGGAGATCCGCCTCACGGCCAAGGGGCGCGGCATCGCCGAGACCATGGCGCGCCGCCACCGGCTGCTGGAGCGCTGGCTCACCGACGTGCTGGGGCTGGACTGGGCGCGGGCCCACGACGAGGCGCATCGGCTGGAACACGCGCTGTCGCCCGTGGTGGAGGAACGGCTGGCCCAGCTCCTCGGCATGCCCAACACCTGCCCCCACGGCAACCCCATCCCGGGCATGCCGGTCCCCGAGAGCCATCACCCGGTGCCCCTGAGCCAGACGGCGGTGGGCCAGCGGCTCATCGTGGAACGGATCACGGAGGAGGCGGAGGCCGACCGCCAGCTCCTGCACTTCCTCTGGCACAGCGGGATCCGCCCCGGCGCCTGCCTCACGGTGAGTGAGGTCGCCCCGTACGCGGGCACCATCAGCGTGCTCATCGAGGACCGCACCATCACCATGGGGCTCGCCGCGTCCGGCAAGATCCGGGTGTTCGACCCCTCGGCGCCCCCTCCCCTCCGGCCAGCGCCGCGCGCTCGCGCGGCGCCCGGGGCGGCGCCGTAGATGGGCGTCCAGGCGCTGTACGCGCTGCAGAACGGCTTCATCGGCTTCGAGCGGAGCGGCCTCTTCTACGGTCAGCTCTCCGGCGAGCGGGTGCAGATCCCGGTCACCTGCTACCTGATCCGCACCTCGGATGCCACGATCCTCTTCGACACCGGGTTCTCGCCGCGCGCCATCCCCGGGCTTCTGCGCACGGACCCCCTCGCCCGCTTCGGCGATGAGGACCTGCTCGTGCACCGCCTCGATGCGCTGGGGCTCGAGCCCGGGAGCGTGGACCTGCTGGTCCTCTCGCACCTGCACTACGACCACGCCGGCGGCGCCGCGCTCTTCCCGACCTCCGAGCTCATCGTCCAGCAGGACGAGTACGGCTACGCCCATTACCCGGCCTCGTGCTGCGCGTCCTTCTACTACCGGAAGAACTTCGACCTGCCGGGCTACCGCTGGCGGTTGCTGGACGGCGACGCCGAGCTCCTGCCCGGGATCACGGCCCTCCGCAGCGACGGGCACACGCCGGGGCATCAGTCACTGCTGGTGGAGCTGCCGCAGACCGGCCCGGTGATCCTGGCGGGCGACTGCTGCTACTGGCAGGAGTCCATCGACCGCGAGACCCCGCCCGGTGTCGTCTGGGACCCCACCCGCGCCATGCACTCGATCAAGCGGCTCAAGACCATCGCCCGGCTGACGGGCGGCCGGATCTTCCCGAGCCACGATCCCGCCTTCTGGGCCACCGCGGTCAAATCTCCAGACGCCTACCGGTGATCGGAGGGTTGCGAGAGATCGCCCCCGCGGTTGACGGCGGCTGGGATCGGCGGAGATACGTCGAGCGGCGTCAAGGTCCGGCAGGCGTGGGCGTGGCGAAACCCGGGTGCCCACGCCAGGTGAACAGCAGCCCGGGTGCCCGCCCCGGATGACCCCGACTGACACACAGGGTGGAATGAAGCGAACCTGATGTTCCGGCGGGGGCGGGCGTGGCGAAGCCCGGGTGCCCGCCCGGCTGCCCGCGACTGACACACAGGGTGGAATGAAGCGAACCTGATATTCCGGCGGGGGCGGGCGTGGCGAAGCCCGGGTGCCCGCCCCGGATGACCCCGACTGACGCACACGGTGGAGTGAAGCGAACCTGATGTTCCGGCGGGGGCGGGCGTGGCGAAGCCCGGGTGCCCGCCCCAGGTGGAGGAGNNNNNNNNNNNNNNNNNNNNNNNNNNNNNNNNNNNNNNNNNNNNNNNNNNNNNNNNNNNNNNNNNNNNNNNNNNNNNNNNNNNNNNNNNNNGCCCGGGTGCCCGCCCCGGATGACCCCGACTGACGCACACGGTGGAGTGAAGCGAACCTGATATTCCGGCGGGGGCGGGCGTGGCGAAGCCCGGGTGCCCGCCCCGGATGAAGGAGATCCCCATGGGAGTCCTCGATGGCATCAAGGTCCTCGAGCTGGCACGCGTCCCGCCGGCGGAGCTGCCCGGGATGATGCTCGCCGACATGGGCGCGGAGGTGCTCAAGATCGACACCCCGCCAGCGACCGTGGAAGACGCCGAGGAGTCGCGCCGCGCCGCCTTCGCCTACGTGAACCGCAACAAGCGCTCCCTCGCCCTCAACCTGAAAGCGCCCGAGGGCCAGGCGGTCTTCACGCGGCTGGCCGCCTCGGCCGACGTCATCGTCGAGGGGTTCCGGCCAGGCGTGACGAAGCGGCTCGGCGCGGACTACGAGAGCATCCGCGCCCTCAACCCGCGCATCGTCTACTGCTCGCTCTCGGGCTTCGGCCAGCACGGGCCCTACCGCGACTACCCGGCCCACGACCTGAACTACCTGTCGCTGGCGGGGCTGCTCGGCCTCATCGGCGAGCCGGACCGGAAGCCGCAGATCCCGCTGAACATCGTCGCCGACTATGGCGGCGCGAGCATGCACGGGGCGCTGGGGATCATGCTCGCCCTCTTCGCCCGCGAGCGGACGGGGCGGGGCCAGCACGTGGACGTCTCCTATCTCGACACGACCATCGCGCTGCTCGCGGCCACCCCGAACATGCGCTTCTTCTTCAGCGACGGGCGGGCGCCCCGCCGGGGGGCGGGCTTCCTGGGCGGCTCCTACCCGTACTACGCCGTGTACGAGACCCGGGACGACAAGCTCCTGACCATCGGCTGCACCGAGCCCTGGCTCTGGGAGAACTTCTGCAAGGCCATCGGCCGCCCCGACTTCGTGCGCTTCGCGCGCCGGCCCGACCAGTTCGTGCGCGCCGCCAATGCCGAGGAGGTGCGGGCCCGCGAGGAGATCGAGGCCCTCATCCGCACGCGCACCCGCGACGAATGGTACGAGATCCTCGTCAAGGCGGACGTCTGCGTCGGGAAGGTCTACGATCCGGAGGAGATGGTACGCGACCCGCAGGTCCGGGCGCGGGACATGGTGGTGGAGATCGAGCACCCCGTCCACGGGACGGTCCGCGAGTTCGGCATGCCGATCAAGCTGTCGGAGACCCCGGGCACGGTGCGCGCGGCGGCGCCCCAGACGGGCGAGCACACCGATGCCGTGCTCCGCGAGCTCGGCATGAGCGACGGCGAGATCCGCGGGCTCAGGGACCGGAGGGTCGTGGCCTGAGCCGTCTCACCGGGGGCCCGGCCCGACCTGGTCCAGCGCTTCCCGCACCGCGCGCACCAGGTCATTGGGCGTGAAGGGCTTGCGGAGCAGGGCCAGCCCGGGATCGAGGGAGCCCTGGCGGCCCAGGATATCGTCCGAGTAGCCGGACATGTGCAGCACCCGCAGTCCCGGCCGCAGCGCCCTGAGCTTCTCGGCCAGCCGCAGCCCGTTCATCTGCGGCATGACGATGTCGGTGAGCAAGAGGTGGATGGGGCCGCCATGCTGCCGGGCGATGTCGAGGGCCACGGAGGGGCTGGGCGCCTCGAGGACGCTGTAGCCGCCCGCCTCGAGGATCTCGCGGCTCAGACTCCGGACCTCCTCCTCGTCCTCCACGAGCAGCACGATCTCCGAGCCCCTCCCGGCAGGGGCAGGCGAGCCCACTTCCGGGGCGACGGCCTCCTGGACGCGGGGCAGGTACACCCTGAAGGTCGTGCCGCGCCCGGGCTCGCTCTCGACGGCGATGTAGCCTTCGTGCTGCTTCGCGATGCCGTAGACCGTGGACAGGCCGAGCCCCGTCCCCCGGCCCGCCTCCTTGGTCGTGAAGAAGGGCTCGAAGATGCGCGCCCGGGTCGCCGCGTCCATCCCGACCCCTGTGTCGCTCACGGCGAGCACGACGTGAGGACCCAGCCGCGCCCCTGGATGCTCCCGGGCGAACGACTCGCCCAGCTCCGCCTGCGCAGTCTCGAGGACGAGCCGACCACCCCGTGGCATGGCGTCCCGCGCGTTCACCACCAGGTTCAGGATCACCTGCTCGAGCTGCCCGGGGTCGGCCTTGATGCGCGCACCCTCCGACCGCGGCGCGACGACCAGCTCGATGTCCTCGCCGATGAGCCGGCCGAGCATCGTGACCATGCCGGAGACCAGGGCGTCCGGATCGAGGACCTTCGGCTGGAGCACCTGCTTGCGGCTGAAAGCCAGCAGCTGCTGCACCAGCGCCGAGGCGCGGACCGCCGTCTTCTGGATGAGGTCGAGGTCGGCGCGGCGCTGGTCGTCGGATGGCAGGCCGCCCAGCAGGAGCTGGGCACGGCCGATGATGACGGTGAGGAGGTTGCCGAAGTCG from Candidatus Rokuibacteriota bacterium includes these protein-coding regions:
- a CDS encoding acyl-CoA/acyl-ACP dehydrogenase, with protein sequence MDFALTEPQEMIRKEVAALARSFSPDYWLDKDRRAEYPTEFVKAFAAGGWLGLMIPEAYGGTGLGVIEAAIMLHEICASGAGTTGASPIHFYVFPSAPVVKYGTETMKRKELPKLCTGDTVMAFGVTEPNAGTDTSRITTRAEKKGDRWIVNGRKVWTTNAQHANKILLLARTGDRDPAKPLKGMTLFFTDFDRTAMAVREIEKLGRAAVDSNEVVIENLAVPDADVVGTVGEGFYHLIDSLNPERIVVGIEAVGIGRAALERAVQYAKERIVFDRPIGKNQAISHPLAQAAAQLDAAELMCMKAAWLFDQGRPCGREANAAKLMAAEAGFDACDAALQTFGGFGYAKEFHVERLWREVRLYKIAPISQQMALNYLAEHVLGLPRSY
- a CDS encoding metal-dependent transcriptional regulator, which produces METTPAIQDYLGAIYDLTGGDKPVIGARLARHMHVSAPSITEALRRMQREGYIRLGERKEIRLTAKGRGIAETMARRHRLLERWLTDVLGLDWARAHDEAHRLEHALSPVVEERLAQLLGMPNTCPHGNPIPGMPVPESHHPVPLSQTAVGQRLIVERITEEAEADRQLLHFLWHSGIRPGACLTVSEVAPYAGTISVLIEDRTITMGLAASGKIRVFDPSAPPPLRPAPRARAAPGAAP
- a CDS encoding N-acyl homoserine lactonase family protein, producing the protein MGVQALYALQNGFIGFERSGLFYGQLSGERVQIPVTCYLIRTSDATILFDTGFSPRAIPGLLRTDPLARFGDEDLLVHRLDALGLEPGSVDLLVLSHLHYDHAGGAALFPTSELIVQQDEYGYAHYPASCCASFYYRKNFDLPGYRWRLLDGDAELLPGITALRSDGHTPGHQSLLVELPQTGPVILAGDCCYWQESIDRETPPGVVWDPTRAMHSIKRLKTIARLTGGRIFPSHDPAFWATAVKSPDAYR
- a CDS encoding CoA transferase, with protein sequence MGVLDGIKVLELARVPPAELPGMMLADMGAEVLKIDTPPATVEDAEESRRAAFAYVNRNKRSLALNLKAPEGQAVFTRLAASADVIVEGFRPGVTKRLGADYESIRALNPRIVYCSLSGFGQHGPYRDYPAHDLNYLSLAGLLGLIGEPDRKPQIPLNIVADYGGASMHGALGIMLALFARERTGRGQHVDVSYLDTTIALLAATPNMRFFFSDGRAPRRGAGFLGGSYPYYAVYETRDDKLLTIGCTEPWLWENFCKAIGRPDFVRFARRPDQFVRAANAEEVRAREEIEALIRTRTRDEWYEILVKADVCVGKVYDPEEMVRDPQVRARDMVVEIEHPVHGTVREFGMPIKLSETPGTVRAAAPQTGEHTDAVLRELGMSDGEIRGLRDRRVVA
- a CDS encoding PAS domain S-box protein; this translates as MSHECGTAAAVQALPGALWDQRADAPDETFLEALLHAGIEIGRVAEQAQAEERLRETEQRHRTVFAESRDAIGIVGAGGEVLEINQAGLDLFGYSAAEVAGLRVKQLYADPADRARFLEEIGRSGAVRDLEVRFRRKDGTLIDSLLSGALWRGDAGSQPGYHVVIHDITERRRLEAQLRQSQKMEAIGGLAGGIAHDFGNLLTVIIGRAQLLLGGLPSDDQRRADLDLIQKTAVRASALVQQLLAFSRKQVLQPKVLDPDALVSGMVTMLGRLIGEDIELVVAPRSEGARIKADPGQLEQVILNLVVNARDAMPRGGRLVLETAQAELGESFAREHPGARLGPHVVLAVSDTGVGMDAATRARIFEPFFTTKEAGRGTGLGLSTVYGIAKQHEGYIAVESEPGRGTTFRVYLPRVQEAVAPEVGSPAPAGRGSEIVLLVEDEEEVRSLSREILEAGGYSVLEAPSPSVALDIARQHGGPIHLLLTDIVMPQMNGLRLAEKLRALRPGLRVLHMSGYSDDILGRQGSLDPGLALLRKPFTPNDLVRAVREALDQVGPGPR